A genomic window from Bombus pyrosoma isolate SC7728 linkage group LG8, ASM1482585v1, whole genome shotgun sequence includes:
- the LOC122569975 gene encoding Golgi SNAP receptor complex member 1 isoform X2 has protein sequence MANALDAVDWEDLRRQARHLENEIDAKLVAFSKLGVNSGSKLVNADEEPLLDEEHVFDNMASEIEALLAKLFSINERMSKLQPNGAAMLHTMQRHKDILKDYKLEFNKIRNNFDARRDREDLLGSVRKEIDVTGLNRREMYMKENQHIHNSDHLLNDQISIAMETRDHLMTQRQTFKRIQTRLNDISNRFPAVNSLVQRINLRKRRDSLIVGLIIGFCTFLMLLYAFH, from the exons ATGGCTAACGCATTAGATGCTGTCGATTGGGAAG ATCTTAGAAGGCAAGCAAGACAcctggaaaatgaaattgatgcAAAACTGGTAGCATTCAGTAAGCTTGGTGTCAATAGTGGATCCAAGCTTGTTAATGCAGATGAAGAACCACTTTTAGATGAAGAACATGTCTTTGATAATATGGCCTCTGAAATAGAAGCATTATTGGCTAAG ttgttttctataaatgaGAGAATGAGCAAATTACAACCAAATGGTGCTGCAATGTTGCATACAATGCAACGTCACAAAGACATATTGAAAGATTATAAATTGGAATTCaacaaaattagaaataattttgatgcAAGAAGAGATAGAGAAGATTTACTAGGTAGTGTCCGTAAAGAAATCGA CGTAACTGGACTGAATCGTCGGGAAAtgtatatgaaagaaaatcaacACATTCACAA ttCAGATCATTTGCTTAATGATCAAATAAGCATAGCAATGGAAACGCGAGATCATCTGATGACTCAAAGGCAAACGTTCAAACGTATACAGACCAGGCTAAATGACATTTCAAATCGATTTCCAGCAGTAAATAGTCTAGTGCAAAGgataaatttacgtaaaagaCGCGATTCACTTATAGTCGGCCTTATTATCGGATTTTGCACGTTTCTCATGCTGCTCTATGCTTTTCACTAA
- the LOC122569975 gene encoding Golgi SNAP receptor complex member 1 isoform X1, which translates to MANALDAVDWEDLRRQARHLENEIDAKLVAFSKLGVNSGSKLVNADEEPLLDEEHVFDNMASEIEALLAKLFSINERMSKLQPNGAAMLHTMQRHKDILKDYKLEFNKIRNNFDARRDREDLLGSVRKEIDNYKSVTGLNRREMYMKENQHIHNSDHLLNDQISIAMETRDHLMTQRQTFKRIQTRLNDISNRFPAVNSLVQRINLRKRRDSLIVGLIIGFCTFLMLLYAFH; encoded by the exons ATGGCTAACGCATTAGATGCTGTCGATTGGGAAG ATCTTAGAAGGCAAGCAAGACAcctggaaaatgaaattgatgcAAAACTGGTAGCATTCAGTAAGCTTGGTGTCAATAGTGGATCCAAGCTTGTTAATGCAGATGAAGAACCACTTTTAGATGAAGAACATGTCTTTGATAATATGGCCTCTGAAATAGAAGCATTATTGGCTAAG ttgttttctataaatgaGAGAATGAGCAAATTACAACCAAATGGTGCTGCAATGTTGCATACAATGCAACGTCACAAAGACATATTGAAAGATTATAAATTGGAATTCaacaaaattagaaataattttgatgcAAGAAGAGATAGAGAAGATTTACTAGGTAGTGTCCGTAAAGAAATCGA TAACTACAAAAGCGTAACTGGACTGAATCGTCGGGAAAtgtatatgaaagaaaatcaacACATTCACAA ttCAGATCATTTGCTTAATGATCAAATAAGCATAGCAATGGAAACGCGAGATCATCTGATGACTCAAAGGCAAACGTTCAAACGTATACAGACCAGGCTAAATGACATTTCAAATCGATTTCCAGCAGTAAATAGTCTAGTGCAAAGgataaatttacgtaaaagaCGCGATTCACTTATAGTCGGCCTTATTATCGGATTTTGCACGTTTCTCATGCTGCTCTATGCTTTTCACTAA